In Paenibacillus hexagrammi, the following are encoded in one genomic region:
- a CDS encoding sensor histidine kinase codes for MKLFVHSHLSLIFLTFVQGIFVFGYYWFLGFQSLDHLFYVFSIQILTTCSFIAYRWIQDKKIYDWLLQNNSNEEFSVPHFGNSQFAEALSEKQTVQTQMLINKFQQVQTDLNERVTFINQWVHQMKTPLSVIHLMIQENDDLIFQNIRKELYRLEVGLQTVLYSSRLSMFEKDYTIEKVLLQNFISEIIKENKRLFIQYQITPLKLFPEQGIFVFSDKKWLQFAIGQIISNALKYSNQKSKLNFKIESFEEHIVLEIQDFGIGIPPEDLKRVFEKYFTGVNGRLNHESTGLGLYLVKEIMNKLQHEITLESNAGSGTIFKIYFTKFTLANIEHSNG; via the coding sequence ATGAAATTGTTCGTACACTCTCATTTATCTCTTATATTTCTTACTTTTGTACAAGGCATATTTGTTTTTGGGTACTACTGGTTCTTAGGATTTCAATCATTGGATCATTTATTTTATGTTTTTTCTATTCAAATCCTAACAACCTGTTCATTTATTGCTTATCGATGGATACAAGATAAGAAAATATATGATTGGCTGTTACAAAACAATTCGAATGAAGAGTTTTCCGTACCTCATTTTGGAAATAGTCAATTCGCAGAAGCCCTTAGCGAAAAGCAAACCGTGCAGACGCAAATGCTCATAAATAAATTTCAACAAGTTCAAACTGATTTAAATGAAAGAGTAACGTTTATCAATCAATGGGTTCATCAAATGAAAACCCCTTTAAGCGTTATTCATTTAATGATTCAGGAAAATGACGACCTCATATTTCAAAACATTCGAAAAGAGCTGTATCGATTAGAAGTTGGATTACAAACCGTTCTTTACTCATCGAGGCTGTCGATGTTCGAGAAAGACTATACAATTGAAAAAGTCCTGCTCCAAAATTTTATTAGCGAAATCATCAAAGAAAACAAAAGATTGTTTATTCAATACCAAATTACTCCTCTAAAACTGTTTCCGGAACAAGGGATATTTGTTTTTAGCGATAAAAAATGGCTCCAGTTTGCGATCGGTCAAATTATCTCGAATGCACTGAAATATTCAAATCAGAAAAGTAAATTGAATTTCAAAATTGAAAGCTTCGAAGAGCACATTGTGTTAGAGATACAAGATTTCGGAATTGGAATTCCGCCGGAGGATCTAAAAAGAGTGTTCGAAAAGTATTTCACAGGCGTTAATGGTAGGTTAAATCATGAGTCAACTGGGTTAGGACTTTATTTAGTGAAAGAAATAATGAATAAACTTCAACATGAAATAACCTTGGAGTCGAATGCTGGAAGCGGCACAATCTTCAAAATATATTTTACGAAATTTACCCTTGCGAATATCGAACATTCAAATGGGTAA
- the istB gene encoding IS21-like element helper ATPase IstB, with product MRNDLTELCRQLRLAHVVEYVVQQQDERTQELVEQLLLAEREGRRRAKLGKLVQQAGFPHLKTFEGYVKDHITFPAGCTLDILLDMTWLERRENLLLMGAVGTGKTHMATALGVEACRRGHAVQFSRASDLVAILQEKFAAGTLSRFREKLRKMDLIILDEVGYVPFSQTGSELLFNVIADCYEQQSVIVTSNLEFGQWTSIFGDTKLTSALVDRLVHHAHILSFGGESFRFKQAMERIPQ from the coding sequence GTGAGAAATGATCTGACAGAACTATGCCGGCAGCTCCGCCTGGCTCATGTGGTAGAATATGTCGTTCAACAGCAAGACGAACGCACACAGGAATTAGTGGAACAGCTGTTATTGGCCGAGAGAGAAGGCAGACGACGGGCAAAACTAGGGAAACTTGTCCAACAGGCAGGCTTCCCCCATTTGAAGACCTTTGAGGGGTATGTGAAAGACCATATTACGTTTCCTGCTGGTTGTACGCTCGACATATTGTTGGATATGACATGGTTAGAAAGACGAGAAAACTTGCTGTTGATGGGTGCGGTCGGAACAGGTAAAACCCATATGGCCACTGCTCTGGGGGTGGAGGCTTGCAGGCGAGGGCATGCGGTACAATTCTCTCGAGCTTCAGACCTTGTGGCGATCCTGCAAGAGAAGTTCGCAGCAGGCACGCTGAGTCGCTTTCGAGAGAAGCTAAGGAAAATGGATCTAATTATCTTGGACGAGGTAGGTTATGTCCCTTTTAGCCAAACGGGGTCGGAGCTACTGTTTAACGTCATTGCCGATTGTTATGAACAGCAGAGCGTGATCGTGACCTCCAATTTAGAATTCGGTCAATGGACCTCGATATTTGGGGACACGAAGCTCACCTCTGCGCTTGTTGATCGCCTGGTACACCACGCGCATATCCTGTCTTTTGGTGGTGAGAGTTTCCGATTCAAACAAGCTATGGAGCGAATTCCGCAGTAA
- a CDS encoding response regulator transcription factor → MESIMIVEDNQDLQKLLTEHMQKFGYTVIAPQHFDNILELFLKTDPHLVLLDINLPSYDGYYWCRKIRKHSTCPIIFISAREGTMDQIMALENGGDDYITKPFSYDMVIAKVKSHLRRAYGEYAAIQGERTINFHGLIFLPERMELKFRSQTIEVSKKEAYLLEVLLERGDKITSRDRLMEKMWDTDLYVDENTLNVYITRVRKRLSNLGIQDAIETIRGAGYKMKQTWEDIE, encoded by the coding sequence ATGGAAAGTATTATGATTGTAGAAGATAATCAAGATCTACAAAAACTCTTAACAGAGCATATGCAAAAATTCGGTTATACTGTTATCGCACCTCAACACTTCGATAATATTTTAGAATTGTTTTTAAAAACAGACCCTCATTTGGTCTTATTAGATATTAATTTGCCTTCCTATGACGGCTATTATTGGTGCAGGAAAATTCGTAAACATTCCACGTGCCCAATTATATTTATATCCGCACGCGAAGGAACGATGGACCAAATCATGGCTCTTGAAAACGGTGGGGATGACTATATAACCAAGCCTTTTTCCTATGATATGGTTATCGCAAAAGTAAAGAGTCATTTACGAAGAGCATACGGAGAATATGCTGCTATCCAGGGTGAAAGGACCATTAATTTTCATGGATTAATATTTTTACCCGAAAGAATGGAGCTTAAATTTCGTTCGCAGACCATCGAGGTTTCAAAGAAAGAAGCTTATTTGCTTGAGGTTCTTTTGGAGCGTGGGGATAAAATTACAAGCCGAGATCGTTTGATGGAAAAAATGTGGGATACAGATCTATATGTTGATGAAAATACATTAAATGTATATATTACCAGGGTTAGAAAACGGCTTTCTAATCTAGGAATTCAAGATGCTATTGAAACGATTCGAGGTGCAGGTTATAAAATGAAGCAAACGTGGGAGGATATCGAATGA
- a CDS encoding ABC transporter permease: MTFPQFAYKNVLRNLRSYLAFYLSSSFAVMIFYMFAMFIFHPALKNGYINTFAKKGMVFAEWIIFIFSILFILYSVSAFLKTRSKEFGILTILGISPMKFRWLITLENMIIGIASILTGIVGGTVLAKMFFTAGTYIVEMEPLPLYVPWKAIIVTAVVFFLLFMIISQFTLFTIYKKNTLALLKGTQKPKKEPKPSLFFTVLGTLFLVTGFGMALTAEIDTKNLVVILISTVFGTYFFYSQLSVWMLKLLKRSKTFYRKGMNLLWVSDLMYRVRDNARLFFIVSIVLAVTFTAIGTLATVKSSFSQQESLYEMEYLSYSINQEEQQQVQFIEKQFASQNIDYTEDKFEAIQSKYKQGDHSSILIVISEISLPKQILERVTVTLADQEGILFGQINTQKVHPELQLFDQQSQVSIDLRVHSYEKPILSSSDVLIVNENTFKQLHQHFKQVSFIGFNFENWKESLDISRNIESHIVGKTYNPDANYVSKAIHYFITVQMPSLSLFIGLFIAIVFFIASGSFLYFRLFTDLYEEREKYKSLAKIGLSEAEMAKSASIQMAILFFLPFVLAVVDTGFALHILQREGGYINVVPSGVLTIIGFFLLQLLYFIMIRFGYIKNLKAFIYR; this comes from the coding sequence ATGACCTTTCCTCAGTTCGCTTATAAAAATGTGCTTCGGAATCTGCGGTCATACTTAGCGTTTTATTTAAGCAGTTCATTTGCAGTCATGATATTCTACATGTTCGCCATGTTTATTTTCCATCCCGCTTTAAAAAATGGTTATATAAATACCTTTGCCAAAAAGGGAATGGTATTTGCTGAATGGATTATATTTATTTTTTCAATTTTATTCATTTTGTACTCCGTTAGTGCATTTTTAAAAACTCGAAGCAAGGAATTCGGGATTTTGACCATTTTAGGTATATCACCTATGAAATTTCGCTGGTTAATCACGTTAGAAAATATGATTATCGGGATTGCCTCGATTCTCACTGGGATCGTTGGAGGCACAGTCCTCGCCAAAATGTTTTTTACAGCAGGAACGTATATCGTGGAAATGGAGCCGCTACCGCTATATGTTCCGTGGAAAGCAATTATTGTTACAGCAGTCGTATTTTTTCTTTTGTTTATGATTATCTCACAATTCACTTTATTTACTATTTATAAAAAAAACACGCTTGCTTTGTTAAAGGGAACGCAAAAGCCCAAAAAAGAACCTAAACCATCTCTGTTTTTCACAGTTCTTGGCACTTTATTCTTAGTGACGGGATTTGGAATGGCATTGACTGCGGAAATTGATACAAAGAATCTTGTCGTTATTTTGATATCCACAGTATTCGGGACATACTTCTTTTACAGTCAATTGAGTGTATGGATGCTTAAGCTATTGAAACGAAGTAAAACCTTTTACCGAAAAGGAATGAATCTCCTTTGGGTTTCCGACTTAATGTATCGTGTCAGAGATAATGCACGCTTGTTTTTTATCGTAAGTATTGTTTTAGCTGTTACTTTTACCGCTATCGGCACGCTTGCAACGGTTAAATCATCGTTTTCTCAACAAGAATCGCTTTACGAAATGGAGTATCTCTCCTATTCTATTAATCAAGAGGAACAACAACAAGTCCAATTCATCGAAAAGCAGTTTGCTTCGCAAAACATTGATTACACTGAAGACAAATTTGAAGCGATTCAATCTAAATACAAACAAGGGGATCACAGTTCTATTCTCATTGTTATTTCTGAGATAAGCTTGCCTAAACAAATTTTAGAGCGGGTGACCGTGACACTTGCAGACCAAGAAGGGATTCTCTTTGGACAAATAAATACCCAAAAGGTTCATCCCGAACTTCAGCTGTTCGACCAACAAAGTCAAGTTTCGATTGATTTGCGGGTACATTCTTATGAAAAACCGATCCTTTCTTCCTCAGACGTACTGATTGTAAACGAGAATACTTTTAAACAATTACACCAACATTTTAAACAAGTTTCCTTCATTGGTTTTAATTTCGAGAATTGGAAAGAAAGCCTCGATATCAGTAGAAATATTGAAAGTCATATCGTTGGAAAAACTTACAATCCAGATGCAAACTATGTGTCAAAAGCGATTCATTATTTTATAACTGTTCAAATGCCAAGTTTAAGTTTATTTATTGGTCTGTTTATAGCGATTGTCTTTTTCATTGCCTCTGGTAGTTTCTTATACTTCCGTCTATTCACGGATTTATATGAGGAACGGGAAAAATACAAATCGCTCGCAAAAATAGGTCTAAGCGAAGCAGAAATGGCGAAAAGTGCATCCATACAAATGGCAATCCTTTTCTTTCTGCCATTTGTACTTGCCGTTGTTGATACAGGATTTGCCTTGCATATATTACAGCGGGAAGGCGGTTATATTAACGTAGTTCCATCAGGAGTTCTAACGATTATTGGATTCTTCCTCCTACAACTGTTGTACTTTATTATGATCCGGTTCGGTTATATAAAGAATTTAAAAGCTTTTATATACCGATAA
- a CDS encoding ABC transporter ATP-binding protein yields MADLLRVKHINKKYDGKAPFQALTNISFNVEKGEFIGIMGPSGSGKTTLLNLISTIDKPTSGEILINEQNPHQLKKGRLAQFRRRELGFVFQDFNLLDTLTLEENIILPLTLENIKSATIDENLRSIAEKLGIQSILNKRTYEVSGGQKQRTAIARAIIHRPSLLLADEPTGNLDSKSSKDVMGAMQAINEIDQTTMLMVTHDPFAASYCHRIVFIKDGELYNEIHRGSNQQVFFQQIMDALSMLGGDMNDLSSVRL; encoded by the coding sequence ATGGCAGATCTATTGCGGGTAAAGCATATCAATAAAAAATATGATGGAAAGGCACCTTTTCAAGCCTTGACCAATATTTCCTTTAATGTTGAAAAAGGTGAATTTATTGGAATCATGGGTCCATCTGGATCTGGAAAAACGACGTTATTGAATTTAATATCCACCATCGATAAACCGACATCCGGGGAAATCCTTATAAATGAGCAAAACCCTCATCAATTAAAGAAAGGAAGGCTGGCTCAATTCCGCAGAAGAGAACTTGGATTTGTATTTCAAGATTTTAATTTATTAGACACGTTAACGTTGGAAGAAAACATTATCTTGCCGCTTACCTTAGAGAATATTAAATCAGCAACCATTGATGAAAACTTGCGAAGCATTGCTGAAAAATTAGGGATCCAATCGATATTAAACAAACGAACTTACGAAGTTTCTGGCGGGCAAAAACAAAGGACGGCAATCGCTAGAGCTATTATTCATCGCCCCTCGCTTCTTTTAGCTGATGAGCCGACAGGAAACTTAGATTCCAAGTCATCGAAGGATGTAATGGGAGCCATGCAAGCCATTAATGAAATCGACCAAACCACTATGTTGATGGTTACGCACGATCCCTTTGCAGCAAGCTATTGCCATCGTATCGTATTCATTAAGGACGGAGAACTATACAATGAAATTCATCGCGGCTCTAATCAGCAGGTATTTTTTCAGCAAATCATGGATGCCTTATCGATGTTAGGAGGAGATATGAATGACCTTTCCTCAGTTCGCTTATAA